One Streptomyces sp. R28 DNA window includes the following coding sequences:
- a CDS encoding ABC transporter ATP-binding protein produces MTELSKTGAAVGEPSPSNVPDAFLAVRDLKVHFPTDDGLVKSVDGLTFQVEKGKTLCIVGESGSGKSVTSLAIMGLHRLGARGKNVQMSGEIWLGGKELVSAAPDEVRRLRGREMAMIFQDPLSAMHPYYTIGNQIVEAYRVHHDVNKKTARKRAIEMLDRVGIPEPDQRVDNYPHEFSGGMRQRAMIAMALVNNPELLIADEPTTALDVTVQAQILDLIRDLQKEFGSAVVLITHDLGVVAEIADDVLVMYGGRCVERGSVDDVFERPQHPYTWGLLGSMPRIDRETSERLIPVKGHPPSLINVPSGCAFHPRCPYADIPKGDVTRTVRPELQQVGGGHFSACHLSPEDRTRIWTEEIAPKL; encoded by the coding sequence GTGACCGAACTCTCCAAGACCGGAGCCGCCGTGGGCGAGCCCTCGCCCTCGAACGTGCCCGACGCCTTCCTCGCGGTCCGCGATCTCAAGGTGCACTTCCCGACCGACGACGGCCTGGTCAAGTCCGTCGACGGGCTCACCTTCCAGGTGGAGAAGGGCAAGACCCTCTGCATCGTGGGCGAGTCCGGCTCCGGCAAGTCCGTCACCTCGCTGGCGATCATGGGGCTGCACCGGCTCGGCGCGCGCGGCAAGAACGTGCAGATGTCCGGCGAGATCTGGCTCGGCGGCAAGGAACTGGTCTCCGCCGCCCCGGACGAGGTGCGCCGGCTGCGCGGCCGCGAGATGGCGATGATCTTCCAGGACCCGCTGTCCGCGATGCACCCGTACTACACGATCGGCAACCAGATCGTGGAGGCGTACCGGGTCCATCACGACGTCAACAAGAAGACCGCGCGCAAGCGGGCGATCGAGATGCTCGACCGGGTCGGCATCCCCGAGCCGGACCAGCGGGTCGACAACTACCCGCACGAGTTCTCCGGCGGTATGCGCCAGCGCGCGATGATCGCCATGGCGCTCGTCAACAACCCCGAACTGCTCATCGCGGACGAGCCGACCACCGCCCTCGACGTCACCGTCCAGGCGCAGATCCTCGACCTCATCCGTGACCTGCAGAAGGAGTTCGGCTCCGCGGTCGTCCTCATCACCCACGACCTGGGTGTGGTCGCCGAGATCGCCGACGACGTCCTCGTGATGTACGGCGGACGGTGCGTGGAGCGGGGCAGCGTCGACGACGTCTTCGAGCGGCCGCAGCACCCCTACACCTGGGGCCTGCTCGGCTCGATGCCGCGCATCGACCGGGAGACCTCCGAGCGGCTCATCCCCGTCAAGGGCCACCCGCCGAGCCTCATCAACGTCCCCTCGGGCTGCGCCTTCCACCCCCGCTGCCCGTACGCGGACATCCCCAAGGGCGATGTCACCCGTACCGTGCGCCCGGAGCTCCAGCAGGTCGGCGGCGGGCACTTCTCCGCGTGCCACCTCTCGCCGGAGGACCGCACGCGGATCTGGACCGAAGAGATTGCGCCGAAGCTGTGA
- a CDS encoding alpha/beta hydrolase: MSLTGTPFLYTLIALCAVAVALPLILWSRVRGPKVLRTAARMLMLLFAQGTAVALVFTLVNNSNQLYDNWGDLLGTSDHVHEAADLGATGTGGIALEKLPKVRQAFTPGKGPGMRAEGGVLVTQLKGRVSGVHAEVNVWLPPQYRDPAYRNHKFPVVEVLPGYPGSSKAWYGTMDAPQQLAPLMRSGQIEPFIIVSPRTTLLPGRDTGCANIPGKVNADSWLSIDVPKMVMDNFRAQAAPDGWAVAGYSAGAHCAAKLAVAHPDRYRAAVSMSGYNDPVAVPQSLAGRSPALRAANNPYVLLKKSRVPPRVALYLSGQPKDGYEAAMALRRVAKAPTTVDVVFIPKSAGGHTMALWKPQVVPAFRWLTEVMDTQPPVRMAPGSGGTTPLAPSTAGSRHAELASGTASPAAAARTP, from the coding sequence ATGAGTCTCACCGGGACCCCATTCCTCTACACGCTCATCGCGCTGTGCGCCGTCGCCGTCGCGCTGCCGCTGATCCTCTGGTCACGGGTGCGCGGACCCAAGGTCCTGCGGACCGCCGCCCGGATGCTGATGCTGCTGTTCGCCCAGGGCACGGCGGTCGCCCTGGTCTTCACGCTGGTCAACAACTCCAACCAGCTGTACGACAACTGGGGCGACCTGCTCGGCACCAGCGACCATGTGCACGAGGCCGCCGACCTCGGGGCGACCGGCACCGGCGGGATCGCGCTGGAGAAGCTGCCCAAGGTCCGGCAGGCCTTCACGCCGGGCAAGGGACCCGGCATGCGCGCGGAGGGCGGGGTGCTCGTCACGCAGCTCAAGGGCCGGGTGTCCGGAGTGCACGCCGAGGTCAACGTCTGGCTGCCGCCGCAGTACCGCGACCCCGCCTACCGCAATCACAAGTTCCCGGTCGTCGAGGTGCTGCCGGGTTATCCGGGCTCGTCCAAGGCGTGGTACGGCACGATGGACGCGCCCCAGCAGCTGGCGCCGCTGATGCGCAGCGGGCAGATCGAGCCGTTCATCATCGTCTCGCCGCGCACCACGCTGCTGCCGGGCAGGGACACGGGCTGCGCGAACATCCCGGGGAAGGTGAACGCGGACAGCTGGCTCAGCATCGACGTGCCGAAGATGGTCATGGACAACTTCCGGGCCCAGGCCGCGCCGGACGGCTGGGCGGTCGCCGGATACTCGGCGGGGGCGCACTGCGCGGCGAAGCTGGCCGTCGCCCACCCCGACCGCTACCGGGCCGCGGTCAGCATGTCCGGCTACAACGACCCCGTCGCCGTACCTCAGTCGCTCGCCGGCAGGTCCCCGGCCCTGCGGGCCGCGAACAACCCGTATGTGCTCCTCAAGAAGTCCCGTGTCCCGCCGCGCGTCGCGCTCTATCTGTCCGGTCAGCCGAAGGACGGGTACGAGGCGGCCATGGCCCTGAGGCGGGTCGCGAAGGCGCCGACGACCGTGGACGTGGTGTTCATACCGAAGAGCGCGGGCGGCCACACCATGGCGCTGTGGAAGCCGCAGGTCGTCCCGGCGTTCCGCTGGCTGACCGAGGTGATGGACACGCAGCCCCCGGTGCGTATGGCGCCGGGCTCCGGCGGGACTACTCCTCTCGCACCGTCGACCGCCGGTTCCAGGCACGCGGAGCTCGCCAGTGGTACCGCATCGCCAGCAGCCGCAGCACGAACGCCGTGA
- a CDS encoding TetR family transcriptional regulator has product MSHTLGLRQAQKQKTRQALLDAALGLLEEQSLSSLGLREVTRAVGVAPTAFYRHFRSTADLGVALVEEALGSLHPMIRTIVSSSGDSDQRIERAVGLIAQHVATHPAHVRFIARERHGGVQSVREAIQDQLARFAEEVKAALTKDPVSAGWNDDDLLMLADLYVDQMLMTASLFLEVLEEPEEDRRRVAQVATRQMRLISIGREHWLD; this is encoded by the coding sequence ATGAGTCACACTCTCGGCCTTCGGCAGGCCCAGAAACAGAAGACCCGGCAGGCGCTCCTGGACGCCGCGCTGGGACTGCTGGAGGAGCAGAGCCTGAGCAGTCTCGGTCTGCGCGAGGTCACCCGCGCCGTCGGCGTCGCCCCGACGGCCTTCTACCGGCACTTCCGTTCCACCGCCGACCTCGGCGTCGCCCTCGTCGAGGAGGCGCTGGGCAGCCTGCACCCGATGATCCGCACGATCGTCTCCTCGTCCGGCGACAGCGACCAACGCATAGAGCGCGCCGTCGGGTTGATCGCCCAGCACGTCGCGACGCACCCGGCCCACGTCCGCTTCATCGCCCGCGAGCGGCACGGCGGGGTGCAGTCGGTGCGGGAGGCGATCCAGGACCAACTGGCACGTTTCGCCGAGGAAGTGAAGGCCGCGCTCACCAAGGACCCGGTCTCCGCAGGCTGGAACGACGACGACCTCCTCATGCTCGCCGACCTCTACGTCGACCAGATGCTGATGACGGCCTCACTGTTCCTGGAGGTCCTGGAGGAGCCGGAGGAGGATCGGCGGCGCGTCGCCCAGGTCGCGACCCGCCAGATGCGGCTGATCAGCATCGGCCGGGAGCACTGGCTGGACTGA
- a CDS encoding thioesterase family protein, translating into MPEAASAPTAPQATIGDSEFDRDTALIPRAPGVYDIDLSAGWTIISAVNGGYLLAVLGRALADALPHSDPFTISAHYLTASQPGPAVVRTDVVRTGRTLSTGQASLFQYDAEGNEIERIRVLASYGDLDSLPDDVRTTAKPPVFAPMEHCFGPEDSPAPVSGSSAIADRLMLKLDPSTLGWALGQPSGKGEMRAWFGLADGRDADPLSLLLAVDALPPTAFEIGISGWVPTVELTVHVRCRPAPGPLRVSITTRNLAGGFLEEDAEVWDSADRLVAQSRQLARVRLS; encoded by the coding sequence ATGCCAGAAGCAGCCTCCGCCCCGACGGCCCCGCAGGCCACGATCGGCGACAGCGAATTCGACCGCGACACCGCGCTCATCCCGCGCGCACCCGGCGTCTACGACATCGACCTCTCGGCCGGCTGGACCATCATCAGCGCGGTCAACGGCGGCTACCTGCTGGCCGTCCTCGGCCGCGCCCTCGCGGACGCCCTGCCGCACAGCGACCCGTTCACCATCTCCGCGCACTACCTGACCGCGTCCCAGCCGGGCCCGGCGGTCGTCCGCACGGACGTGGTGCGCACGGGGCGGACGCTGTCGACCGGCCAGGCCTCCCTCTTCCAGTACGACGCCGAGGGCAACGAGATCGAACGCATCCGCGTCCTCGCCTCGTACGGCGACCTCGACTCCCTCCCCGACGACGTCCGTACGACGGCCAAGCCGCCGGTGTTCGCGCCCATGGAGCACTGCTTCGGCCCCGAGGACAGTCCCGCCCCCGTCTCGGGCAGCTCGGCCATCGCCGACCGCCTGATGCTCAAGCTCGACCCGTCCACCCTGGGATGGGCGCTCGGTCAGCCGTCGGGCAAGGGCGAGATGCGGGCGTGGTTCGGCCTCGCCGACGGCCGTGACGCCGACCCGCTCTCGCTGCTGCTGGCGGTGGACGCGCTGCCCCCGACCGCCTTCGAGATCGGCATCTCCGGCTGGGTCCCGACGGTCGAACTCACCGTCCACGTACGGTGCCGCCCGGCCCCGGGCCCGCTGCGGGTGTCCATCACGACGCGCAACCTCGCGGGCGGGTTCCTGGAGGAGGACGCGGAAGTGTGGGACAGCGCGGACAGGTTGGTGGCGCAGTCGAGGCAGCTGGCACGGGTAAGGCTGAGCTGA
- a CDS encoding ABC transporter ATP-binding protein — protein MSETKKTDAAPSVPHQASASDEREVLLKVEGLQKHFPIRKGVLQRQVGAVKAVDGIDFEVRKGETLGVVGESGCGKSTMGRVITRLQDPTGGSIHFEGKDITRLNTAGMRPLRRDIQMIFQDPYGSLNPRHTIGGIVSAPFRLQGVEPEGGVKKEVQRLLELVGLSPEHFNRYPHEFSGGQRQRIGIARALALKPKLVVADEPVSALDVSIQAQVVNLMDDLQEELGLTYVIIAHDLSVVRHVSDRIAVMYLGKIVELADRSSLYEAPMHPYTKALMSAVPVPDPKRRGAKSERILLRGDVPSPISPPTGCRFHTRCWKATEICKTTEPPLLELRPGQRVACHHPENFEDQAPQDTVLLSAAKEAAELVSDEVLAESAQTSVAVAAQVEAETEVSSADASAENASAENASAENASSEAASSEEPEASSASADSSGESTDK, from the coding sequence GTGAGTGAGACGAAGAAGACGGACGCGGCCCCCTCGGTTCCGCATCAGGCATCCGCCTCCGACGAGCGCGAGGTACTCCTCAAGGTCGAGGGACTGCAGAAGCACTTCCCGATCCGCAAGGGCGTGCTCCAGCGCCAGGTCGGCGCGGTCAAGGCCGTCGACGGCATCGACTTCGAGGTGCGCAAGGGCGAGACGCTCGGCGTGGTCGGCGAGTCGGGCTGCGGCAAGTCGACCATGGGGCGGGTCATCACCCGGCTCCAGGACCCGACCGGCGGCTCGATCCACTTCGAGGGCAAGGACATCACGCGGCTGAACACGGCCGGGATGCGTCCGCTGCGGCGAGACATCCAGATGATCTTCCAGGACCCGTACGGCTCCCTGAACCCCCGGCACACCATCGGCGGCATCGTCTCGGCGCCGTTCCGCCTCCAGGGTGTCGAGCCGGAGGGCGGGGTGAAGAAGGAGGTCCAGCGGCTCCTGGAGCTGGTGGGCCTGAGCCCCGAGCACTTCAACCGCTACCCGCACGAGTTCTCCGGCGGCCAGCGCCAGCGCATCGGCATCGCCCGGGCGCTGGCCCTGAAGCCGAAGCTGGTGGTCGCCGACGAGCCGGTCTCGGCCCTCGACGTGTCGATCCAGGCGCAGGTCGTGAACCTGATGGACGACCTCCAGGAGGAGCTCGGCCTCACCTACGTGATCATCGCGCACGACCTCTCCGTCGTACGGCACGTCTCGGACCGTATCGCGGTGATGTACCTCGGCAAGATCGTCGAACTCGCCGACCGCAGCTCGCTGTACGAGGCGCCGATGCACCCGTACACCAAGGCCCTGATGTCGGCGGTCCCGGTCCCCGACCCCAAGCGCCGGGGCGCGAAGAGCGAACGCATCCTGCTCCGCGGCGACGTCCCCTCGCCGATCTCCCCGCCCACCGGCTGCCGCTTCCACACCCGGTGCTGGAAGGCGACGGAGATCTGCAAGACGACCGAGCCGCCGCTGCTGGAGCTGCGGCCCGGCCAGCGTGTCGCCTGCCATCACCCGGAGAACTTCGAGGACCAGGCCCCGCAGGACACCGTGCTGCTGAGTGCCGCCAAGGAGGCGGCGGAGCTGGTCTCCGACGAGGTGCTCGCGGAGTCGGCGCAGACGTCGGTGGCTGTGGCCGCGCAGGTGGAGGCCGAGACGGAGGTCTCGTCCGCGGACGCTTCCGCCGAGAACGCTTCCGCCGAGAACGCCTCCGCCGAGAACGCCTCCTCCGAGGCCGCCTCCTCCGAGGAGCCCGAGGCTTCCTCGGCGAGTGCCGACTCGTCCGGCGAGTCCACCGACAAGTAA
- a CDS encoding ABC transporter permease, whose amino-acid sequence MISYILRRTLAAVILLLVVTAVTFAIFFLLPRMAGQTADQLAQQYIGKSPTKADILAVKQNLGLDQPLYVQYWHFIKGIVAGATYDLGPTTTHCNAPCFGYSFKNHVEVWPQLTSRLPVTISLAGGAAVLWLVSGVLIGVISALKPRSIFDRAFMGVALAGVSLPMFFTGNLALLLFTFQWPIFGRTYVPFTENPAQWANTLFPAWCSLALLYSAIYARLTRSGMLETMNEDFIRTARAKGLRERKVVARHGLRAALTPIITVFGMDLGLLLGGAVITETVFSLPGIGQYAVQGITDNDLPPILGVTLLAAFFVVIANLLVDLLYAAADPRVRLS is encoded by the coding sequence GTGATCTCGTACATCCTCCGTCGGACGCTCGCGGCAGTGATCCTGCTGCTCGTCGTCACCGCGGTCACCTTCGCGATCTTCTTCCTGCTGCCACGGATGGCCGGCCAGACCGCCGACCAGCTCGCGCAGCAGTACATCGGAAAGAGCCCGACGAAGGCAGACATCCTCGCGGTCAAGCAGAACCTCGGTCTGGACCAGCCCCTCTACGTTCAGTACTGGCACTTCATCAAGGGGATCGTGGCCGGCGCCACATACGACCTGGGCCCCACCACGACGCACTGCAACGCGCCGTGCTTCGGCTACTCCTTCAAGAACCACGTCGAGGTCTGGCCGCAGCTCACCTCCCGCCTTCCGGTGACCATCTCGCTGGCCGGCGGCGCCGCCGTGCTGTGGCTGGTGTCCGGTGTGCTGATCGGCGTGATCTCCGCGCTCAAGCCCCGCAGCATCTTCGACCGCGCGTTCATGGGCGTCGCGCTCGCCGGTGTTTCGCTGCCCATGTTCTTCACGGGCAACCTGGCGCTGCTGCTCTTCACCTTCCAGTGGCCGATCTTCGGCCGTACCTACGTACCGTTCACCGAGAATCCGGCGCAGTGGGCCAACACCCTCTTCCCGGCGTGGTGTTCGCTCGCTCTGCTGTACTCCGCCATCTACGCGCGGCTGACCCGCTCGGGCATGCTGGAGACGATGAACGAGGACTTCATCCGCACGGCCCGCGCCAAGGGCCTGCGCGAGCGCAAGGTCGTGGCCCGGCACGGGCTGCGGGCCGCGCTGACCCCGATCATCACCGTCTTCGGCATGGACCTGGGCCTGCTGCTGGGCGGCGCGGTGATCACCGAGACCGTCTTCTCGCTGCCCGGCATCGGTCAGTACGCGGTCCAGGGCATCACCGACAACGACCTGCCCCCGATCCTCGGCGTCACCCTGCTCGCCGCCTTCTTCGTCGTGATCGCAAATCTCCTGGTGGACCTGCTCTACGCCGCCGCCGACCCGCGGGTGAGGCTCTCGTGA
- a CDS encoding ABC transporter substrate-binding protein → MEGKRTIMRRSTLAAVAAIGSASLMLSACSKADDNGEGGNKSAGANAATKGVVNASTQKGGTVTYEYSDVPDSFDPGNTYYAYMYNLSRLYARPLMTFKPGPGEEGNTLVPDLAASAGVSSDGGKTWTYKLRSGLKYQDGTPITSKDVKYAVERSNFARDVLSLGPNYFQQFLDGGDKYKGPYKDKSAEGLKSIETPDDTTVVFHLNRAFQEFDYLVATPQTAPVPQAKDKGIDYVKSIVSSGSYQFESYEEGKQAVLVRNKNWDPKTDPLRKQYPDKIVVKLKVNAETIDQDVQAGTAIDMGGTGVQAATQAKVVNSADLKANTDNTYGGRLVYMAINTQVAPFDKVECRKAVQYAIDKVSVQTAEGGPIRGDIASTVLPPDIPGYQKADVYATKGNKGDAAKAKEQLKACGKSSISTNISARSDRPQEIDAATAIIASLKKVGINASLKQYPSGKYFTDYAGVPSFDKKQNIGLHMMQWGADWPGGYGFLQQILHGDAIGASGNTNLSYLDDKQINEMLEKAIATEDETQRNSMYAEIDKLAMDQAAIVPLTYFKVLLYRPANFTNLVSTAAFSGQYDYLNIGTTKK, encoded by the coding sequence ATGGAGGGGAAGCGGACCATCATGCGAAGGTCAACGCTGGCCGCGGTGGCGGCTATCGGCAGTGCGAGCCTGATGCTCTCGGCATGCAGCAAAGCCGATGACAACGGTGAGGGCGGAAACAAGTCGGCTGGGGCCAACGCAGCGACCAAGGGTGTCGTCAACGCCTCCACCCAGAAGGGTGGGACGGTCACGTACGAGTACTCGGACGTCCCGGACTCCTTCGACCCCGGCAACACGTACTACGCGTACATGTACAACCTCAGCCGGCTGTACGCTCGCCCGCTGATGACCTTCAAGCCCGGCCCGGGCGAGGAGGGCAACACGCTGGTCCCGGACCTCGCCGCGAGCGCGGGCGTTTCGAGCGACGGCGGCAAGACCTGGACGTACAAGCTGCGTTCGGGCCTGAAGTACCAGGACGGCACGCCGATCACCTCGAAGGACGTCAAGTACGCCGTCGAGCGCTCCAACTTCGCGCGTGACGTGCTCTCCCTCGGCCCGAACTACTTCCAGCAGTTCCTGGACGGCGGCGACAAGTACAAGGGCCCCTACAAGGACAAGAGCGCCGAGGGTCTGAAGTCCATCGAGACGCCGGACGACACCACGGTCGTCTTCCACCTCAACCGCGCCTTCCAGGAGTTCGACTACCTGGTCGCGACGCCCCAGACGGCTCCGGTGCCCCAGGCCAAGGACAAGGGCATCGACTACGTCAAGAGCATCGTGTCCTCGGGCTCGTACCAGTTCGAGAGCTACGAGGAGGGCAAGCAGGCCGTCCTCGTCCGCAACAAGAACTGGGACCCGAAGACGGACCCGCTGCGCAAGCAGTACCCGGACAAGATCGTCGTCAAGCTCAAGGTCAACGCCGAGACGATCGACCAGGACGTCCAGGCCGGCACGGCGATCGACATGGGCGGTACCGGCGTCCAGGCCGCGACCCAGGCGAAGGTCGTCAACAGCGCCGACCTGAAGGCCAACACGGACAACACCTACGGTGGCCGCCTGGTCTACATGGCGATCAACACCCAGGTCGCGCCGTTCGACAAGGTCGAGTGCCGCAAGGCCGTCCAGTACGCCATCGACAAGGTCTCCGTGCAGACCGCCGAGGGCGGCCCGATCCGCGGTGACATCGCCAGCACCGTCCTGCCGCCGGACATCCCGGGCTACCAGAAGGCGGACGTCTACGCCACCAAGGGCAACAAGGGCGACGCCGCCAAGGCCAAGGAGCAGCTGAAGGCCTGCGGCAAGTCGAGCATCAGCACCAACATCTCGGCGCGCAGCGACCGCCCGCAGGAGATCGACGCGGCCACCGCGATCATCGCCTCGCTGAAGAAGGTCGGCATCAACGCCAGCCTGAAGCAGTACCCGTCGGGCAAGTACTTCACCGACTACGCGGGTGTGCCGTCGTTCGACAAGAAGCAGAACATCGGTCTGCACATGATGCAGTGGGGTGCCGACTGGCCGGGTGGCTACGGCTTCCTGCAGCAGATCCTGCACGGTGACGCGATCGGCGCCTCGGGCAACACCAACCTCTCGTACCTCGATGACAAGCAGATCAACGAGATGCTGGAGAAGGCCATCGCCACCGAGGACGAGACCCAGCGCAACAGCATGTACGCCGAGATCGACAAGCTTGCGATGGACCAGGCGGCGATCGTCCCGCTGACCTACTTCAAGGTCCTGCTGTACCGCCCGGCCAACTTCACCAACCTGGTGTCCACGGCGGCCTTCAGCGGTCAGTACGACTACCTCAACATCGGCACGACCAAGAAGTAG
- a CDS encoding trimeric intracellular cation channel family protein, protein MLQQLFSPSVQHTLDLIGIFVFAISGALLAVRKNFDVFGIAVLAEVTALGGGLFRDVIIGAVPPAAFTDLGYFLTPLLAALLVFFLHPHVERIQTGVNVFDAAGLGLFCVAGTTKAYDYGLNLTASVALGLATAVGGGVLRDVLANEVPSLLRWDRDLYAVPAIVGATMTVLCLHYDALTPLTSALAAVTAFVLRLLAMRYHWRAPRAWNRRSTVREE, encoded by the coding sequence GTGCTCCAGCAACTGTTCAGCCCGTCCGTCCAGCACACGCTCGACCTGATCGGCATCTTTGTCTTCGCGATCTCCGGCGCCCTGCTGGCCGTCCGCAAGAACTTCGACGTCTTCGGCATCGCCGTCCTCGCCGAGGTCACCGCCCTGGGCGGCGGGCTGTTCCGGGACGTGATCATCGGCGCCGTGCCCCCGGCCGCCTTCACGGACCTGGGGTACTTCCTCACCCCGCTGCTCGCCGCGCTGCTCGTCTTCTTCCTCCACCCGCACGTGGAGCGCATCCAGACCGGCGTGAACGTCTTCGACGCGGCGGGCCTCGGCCTCTTCTGCGTCGCCGGGACGACGAAGGCGTACGACTACGGGCTCAACCTCACCGCCTCCGTCGCCCTGGGCCTCGCGACCGCCGTGGGCGGCGGTGTGCTGCGCGATGTCCTGGCCAACGAGGTGCCGTCACTGCTGCGCTGGGACCGCGACCTGTACGCGGTCCCGGCGATCGTCGGCGCCACGATGACCGTCCTGTGTCTCCACTACGACGCCCTGACCCCGCTCACCAGCGCCCTCGCGGCCGTCACGGCGTTCGTGCTGCGGCTGCTGGCGATGCGGTACCACTGGCGAGCTCCGCGTGCCTGGAACCGGCGGTCGACGGTGCGAGAGGAGTAG
- a CDS encoding cysteine desulfurase family protein, translating to MAYLDHAATTPMLPEAAEALTAQLGITGNASSLHASGRRARRTVEEARETLAEALGARPSEVVFTSGGTEADNLAIKGLYWSRRDADPAGTRTRVLASPVEHHAVLDAVHWLGEHEGATVEYLPVDSHGRVHPDALREAIARNPHDVALATVMWANNEIGTIMPVRELADVAREFDVPLHADAVQAFGQVPVDFAASGLAAMTVSGHKIGGPYGIGALLLGRDRTPVPVLHGGGQERHVRSGTLDVPAIASFAVAGRLAAEQRAWFAREIGALRDALVEAVRTAVPDAILGGDPAPGGRLPANAHFTFPGCEGDSLLLLLDAQGIECSTGSACTAGVAQPSHVLLATGTDPDLARGTLRFSLGHTSTEADVEAVAKAIGPAVERARAAGLT from the coding sequence ATGGCTTACCTCGATCACGCCGCGACGACTCCCATGCTCCCGGAGGCGGCAGAGGCACTGACCGCCCAGCTGGGCATCACCGGCAACGCCTCCTCCCTCCACGCATCCGGACGCCGCGCGAGGCGAACCGTCGAGGAGGCCCGCGAAACCCTCGCGGAAGCGCTCGGCGCCCGCCCCAGCGAGGTCGTCTTCACCTCCGGCGGCACCGAGGCCGACAACCTCGCGATCAAGGGCCTGTACTGGTCCCGCCGCGACGCGGACCCGGCAGGAACCCGCACCCGCGTCCTGGCCAGCCCCGTGGAGCACCACGCCGTCCTCGACGCCGTCCACTGGCTCGGCGAACACGAGGGCGCCACCGTCGAGTACCTCCCCGTCGACTCCCACGGACGGGTCCACCCGGACGCCCTGCGCGAAGCCATCGCCCGCAACCCCCACGACGTCGCCCTGGCCACCGTGATGTGGGCCAACAACGAGATCGGCACGATCATGCCGGTCCGTGAACTGGCCGACGTGGCAAGGGAGTTCGACGTCCCGCTGCACGCCGACGCAGTCCAGGCCTTCGGCCAGGTCCCCGTCGACTTCGCCGCCTCCGGCCTGGCCGCGATGACGGTCTCCGGCCACAAGATCGGCGGCCCGTACGGCATCGGCGCCCTGCTCCTCGGCCGCGACCGGACCCCCGTACCCGTCCTGCACGGCGGCGGCCAGGAGCGCCACGTCCGCTCCGGCACCCTCGACGTCCCCGCGATCGCCTCCTTCGCGGTCGCCGGCCGCCTCGCCGCCGAGCAGCGCGCATGGTTCGCCCGCGAGATCGGCGCCCTGCGCGACGCCCTGGTCGAGGCGGTGCGTACGGCGGTCCCGGACGCGATCCTCGGCGGCGACCCGGCACCCGGCGGCCGCCTCCCGGCCAACGCGCACTTCACCTTCCCGGGCTGCGAGGGCGACTCCCTGCTCCTGCTCCTGGACGCCCAGGGCATCGAGTGCTCCACCGGCTCCGCCTGCACCGCGGGCGTCGCCCAGCCCAGTCACGTCCTGCTGGCCACCGGTACCGACCCCGACCTGGCCCGCGGCACCCTGCGCTTCTCCCTCGGCCACACCTCCACGGAGGCCGACGTCGAGGCGGTCGCCAAGGCGATCGGCCCGGCGGTGGAACGGGCGCGGGCAGCAGGGCTCACGTAG
- a CDS encoding DUF4190 domain-containing protein produces the protein MQLTAPATARPGTRNRTRDADGMAVASFILGLLGLLVFNVFLGPVAIVLAAASLWRGTKRRGRAFLGMGLGVADLLVLLAFVQLDNTLSWSF, from the coding sequence ATGCAACTCACCGCACCGGCCACCGCCCGCCCCGGCACCCGCAACCGCACCCGCGACGCCGACGGCATGGCCGTGGCGTCCTTCATCCTCGGCCTCCTCGGCCTGCTGGTCTTCAACGTCTTCCTCGGCCCGGTCGCCATCGTCCTGGCGGCAGCGTCCCTGTGGCGCGGCACGAAGCGCCGGGGCCGCGCGTTCCTGGGCATGGGCCTCGGGGTCGCCGACCTCCTGGTTCTGCTGGCGTTCGTGCAGCTGGACAACACGCTGTCCTGGAGCTTCTAG